The nucleotide window CGGCAATGGTATAGGCTGTGTTAGCTGGGATGGCTCCATTCATGCCGACCAGTTCTGGAGGCACTATTCTTTCGGAAATATTAAAGAAAGGCCATTCAGTGAGATATGGATGGATACCTCAAACGAGCTAATGGCAAAACTAAAAGACAAGAAGCCCTATGTCAAGGGAAGGTGTGCCAGGTGTAAATGGCTTGGTATATGTGGAGGGAACTTCCGAGTCAGGGCGGAGGCAGTTTCAGGAGACCTTTGGTCCCCTGATCCGGCATGTTATCTGACTGACGCGGAAATAGGGATTGAATAGGAGTTTAATTATGTTATTTCCAGATTACCGCCCAAGAAGGTTGAGAAAGAATGAACGACTGAGAAGTATGATAAGAGAAACTACCCTTTCCGTAGATGACCTCATATATCCACTGTTTGTTACCAACGGAAAAGGTGTCAAAAGACCGATACAAACCATGCCTGGTATATCCCAGTTATCCACAGACCTCCTCATAGGGGAGATGAAAGAGATCAACAATCTGGGGATACCGGCGGTACTGTTATTCGGGATACCCAAGAAGAAAGACGAAAGAGGTTCAGAGGCATATGCTAAAGAAGGTATCATACAAAGAGCAATCAGAGAGATTAAGAACAATGTCCCTGAAATAATAGTTATTACCGATGTATGCCTCTGTGAATATACCAGCCACGGACACTGCGGCATAATTAAGGATGGAGATGTGGATAACGATTCCACACTGGAATTATTGGCACGGATGGCTCTGTCCCATGTGGATGCGGGAGCAGACATGGTAGCACCTTCTGACATGATGGATGGTAGGGTAGCAGAGATAAGGGAATACCTGGATGAAAATGGCTATGAAAATATCCCGATTATGTCCTATGCTGCCAAGTATGCCTCCAGCTTTTATGGCCCTTTCAGGGAGGCAGCAGAATCTTCACCCCAGTTTGGGGATCGAAAGTCCTACCAGATGGACCCTGCTAATTCTGATGAGGCTATTCGTGAAGTAAGCCTTGATGTTGAAGAAGGGGCTGATATAATAATGG belongs to Thermodesulfobacteriota bacterium and includes:
- the hemB gene encoding porphobilinogen synthase, which produces MLFPDYRPRRLRKNERLRSMIRETTLSVDDLIYPLFVTNGKGVKRPIQTMPGISQLSTDLLIGEMKEINNLGIPAVLLFGIPKKKDERGSEAYAKEGIIQRAIREIKNNVPEIIVITDVCLCEYTSHGHCGIIKDGDVDNDSTLELLARMALSHVDAGADMVAPSDMMDGRVAEIREYLDENGYENIPIMSYAAKYASSFYGPFREAAESSPQFGDRKSYQMDPANSDEAIREVSLDVEEGADIIMVKPAIAYLDIISRIKEEFDLPVAAYNVSGEYAMVKAADKLGWIDGEKVMMECLLSIKRAGADLIITYFAKEAARILGG